A single genomic interval of Lathyrus oleraceus cultivar Zhongwan6 chromosome 7, CAAS_Psat_ZW6_1.0, whole genome shotgun sequence harbors:
- the LOC127104564 gene encoding uncharacterized protein LOC127104564, with translation MFHEQFYIGKTKISLKELASIKRKFTEPIDDYLNRFRLLKARCFTQIAEHELVEMAAGGLDYLIRKNLDTQYLRDMTQLADRVRQLERLKEENARANKGKRVAYVDFRNDDEGSCHGLLDFDDNDIDLAELTQGPPYACKVLAPSNGKNPVEPEKSDKFPKKTYTFDVTKCDEIFDLLVKDDQMIVPLGAKGSCAKRHPGRKTQVRRQKTRSQMKIDSDPLQVVEAHYTEPEEVNLIEVADDFNMT, from the exons atgttccatgaacagttttacatAGGGAAAACGAAGATAAGTTTGAAGGAGTTGGCTAGTATCAAGCGAAAGTTCACTgagccaattgatgactatctAAATAGGTTTCGATTACTCAAAGCTAGGTGTTTTACGCAAATAGCAGAGCATGAACTGGTCGAAATGGCTGCTGGGGGCCTCGACTATTTGATTAGAAAGAATTTAGATACTCAATACCTAAGGGATATGACCCAATTGGCTGATAGGGTTCGACAGTTGGAACGTTTGAAGGAAGAAAATGCTAGGGCAAATAAAGGTAAAAGGGTAGCCTATGTCGATTTCAGGAATGATGATGAAGGTTCATGTCATGGACTTTTAGACTTCGATGACAATGACATCGACCTTGCTGAGTTGACGCAAGGGCCACCATATGCGTGCAAAGTTTTAGCACCTTCGAATGGGAAAAATCCTGTCGAACCTGAAAAGAGTGACAAATTTCCTAAAAAGACTTATACGTTCGATGTTACAAAATGTGACGAAATTTTTGACTTATTAGTCAAAGATGATCAAATGATAGTACCTCTGGGTGCTAAA ggatcttgtgcaAAACGCCATCCAGGAAGGAAGACTCAAGTTCGGAGACAAAAAACACGGAGCCAGATGAAGATCGACTCTGATCCGCTACAAGTAGTTGAGGCCCATTATACTGAACCAGAAGAAGTAAACCTTATTGAAGTCGCTGATGATTTCAACATGACTTAA